The DNA sequence AATGATTTTATTTGTAAACAATTTTTTTTACACTTAGTAAATTGTATTTTTGACTTTATCGAAAAGGTAATTATACTTTAGCGAAAAATGTTTAAATACCTCGACACAAAAAAATTCCCGAGAGCGTCTCGAGAATTAAATTTAAATTTTTGATAATGAGCAAAATTAAAAAAGATTTGAAACAAATTTTAAAGATGGTTGGCGCCGCTTTGATTCATTCCTTTCTCATCTACATCATACAAATAATTTTGTAGAAGTATTTCGAAAATCTCTTTTTTTTAACTGCCTGCGTAACTGCAGGCTTTATTTTGCTATTACAAATATAGAAATCTTTTTGCAATAGGTGATAATATTACACCATTAAAATTTTGCAATCTTTCCAAAAATGTAATGCCTCAACAGCGCATAAATTCTTTCCTTCGCTGCCGCACGAATCCTTCCGTGTGGTTTTTAGAAATACAAAAATATCTAAACTGTATCTAGAGATTCTAATTTTTCAAAAAAAAAATTACGTAAATTTGAATTAAATATTTGGAAATAATGAATTTAGAAGCACGAAAAATATCACTGGTTCAGGAGTTTTTGAGAATTGATAACGAAAAGTTGATCACTGCTTTAGAAAATTTACTTTACAAAACAAAAAACGAATTTTTTGAAGAGAATTTGAAACCAATGTCTTTGGAAGATTTTAATAAAGAAATTGACAAAGCCATCAATGATGAAGAAAATAATCGACTCATTCGAGCAGAAGATCTAAAGGAAAAAATCCAGAAATGGAGTTAGAAATCTTTTGGACTCAACTTGCAGAAGATAAACTGCAAGATATTTTTGATTACTACAAAGGGAAAGCAGGAATTAAAACTTCAAGGAAAATAATCACCCAAATTGTTGACCGAACAATTGATTTAAATAAAAACCCAAGAATTGGTCCCGAAGAAGAATTGTTGAAAGACCGCTTGCAGGAATTTAGACATTTGATATCAACAAATTACAAAATAATCTATTACATCAATTTTGAAACGAAGAGAATTGTAATTGCAAATGTTTTTGATGTAAGACAAAATCCTGAAAAAATACAGAAAACGAAATATTAAAACCCTCTCGCTCCCTCGCTGCCGCACAAATCCTTTCGTGTGGCTTATTGAATAGAACGAAGGAAATTGCTCGAAACCCAAGAAAACTTTCGACTTGGTTATCTATTTATTTTTCTAAAATAAAAAAGATGTAAATTTGAGTTAAACAACCCGATGTCGCTGAATTGTATTCCGTGACGATGCTGCTACAATCTTGTTCCCTAAATAAGTACGATGCCCATGAACCAAAACTCCAACGAAGATAATCCGAATGATCACACCCATTCAGAAAAAACGCCGTTTGAACGCAGTCGTTTTGGTGGCAGCGTAAAGTCGCCTAAAGTTAAAAGTGAGGTTCCTGTATCAAAAAGTGATTTGGGAAAAGGCGCTCAAAAACTATGGCAGAATAAAACCACCCAAATTAACTGGAGTGTTTTAATAATATCATCTGCGGTAATTGCGTCGTTTTCATTTTGGGTAATTGCGATGCCTGATCAAGCGAGAGCAACAATGAAATTAACCGTTAATTGGATCGCCACCAATTTAGGCTGGTACTACGTTTTGACAATGGCGCTTGTCATTTTCTTTGTCGTTTGGGTGGCACTATCAAAAGCAGGAAATCTGCGTTTGGGACCTGATGATTCGCGGCCACAATATGGACTTGCTACCTGGGCCGCAATGCTTTTTGCGGCAGGAGTCGGAATTGACCTTTTGTTTTTCTCGGTGACGGGACCCGTCGTTCAGTATTTGACGCCACCCTCGGGTGATGCAGAATCTGCCGCTGCTTTGCAGGATGCAGTCGTTTGGACCATGTTTCACTATGGTATAGCCGGTTGGGCGGTCTATGCACTACTCGGTATGGCAATGGGATATTTTGCTTATCGATGGAATTTGCCGCTTTCAATCCGAGCAGCGCTATATCCGCTTTTTGGCAAACGAGTAAAAGGTGCACTAGGTGACTCCATCAGCACTATTGCATTGATAGGAACTGTTTTTGGCGTCGCAACCACCATGGGAATTGGCGTGGTGCTGCTTAACGTTGGTTTCGCAAAACTGTTTGGCTTTAACGAAGGTCTAACGTTGCAAATTGCACTGGTTATTGGCGCTGTGATTTTAACGATTGCAGCAACAACATCAGGCGTAGATCGTGGGATCCGCTGGATTTCTGAATTGAATCTGTGGAGCGCCGTGGCCATGATGGCATTTATTCTAATAGCAGGTCATACAGCATTTTTGCTTAACGGATTGGTAGAAAACATCGGTCAATTTTTGGTAACGCTGCCTTCAAGAATGTTTAAAACTTTTGCCTACGTTCCAGACAGCAGTGACTGGATGGGAAGTTGGACCCTTTTCTTTTGGGCCTTTTGGCTGGCATGGGGACCTTTTGTAGGCGTATTTTTGGCTCGGATTTCCCGCGGCCGAACTTTGCGCGAATTTGTAGTTGCGGCGATTACGGTACCGGTGCTTTGTGACTTTATTATCGTGTCCTTTTTTGGCAACTCCGCACTGTACGAAGTATTACAAGGGAACTCGGCATTTGCCGAACTGGCAATCGAAAGTCCTGAACATGGCTGGTATGCACTTTTAGGAATGTTCCCTGCACCCCTATTCTTGATTGCTCTTGCCACGTTTTCAGGATTGTTGTTTTATATTACCAGTGCCAACTCAGGTGCAATGGTAATGTCTAATTTTTCAGCATCGATTCCTGATCCAAGTGAGGATGGTCCTAAATGGTTACGAATATTTTGGGCTGTTCTAACGGCAGTGTTGACCATTTCTATGCTTCTGGCAGGCGGCGTTATTACAATGGAATATGCTACACTAATTTTTGCGCTTCCGGTAACTGTTATTGCGTACCTGGTCATGTTTTCATTTTATAAAGCGTTACGGATAGAGCGTGCCGAACAGGAAGGAAAAGTGATTCGCGATCCAACAATTACTCCAAGTGGTGGTCATATTCCCGAGCGTTCCTGGAAGCAGCGACTTGGGCAAATGCTTACTTTTGCCTCAAAAAAAGAAGGAGTGCAGTATTTAGAGCGCGTGATTCGCCCTGCTCTTGATGACGTGGCGGCGGAATTTAGAGGTCAGGGTTATGATGCCGAGCGTCAGAATGCCGACCACGACGAAAGAATCTCAACCATTGATCCTACTCGTCCTTCGGGACCTTTACTCAGGGTGTCGACCGACAGTGTTCATGATTTTTATTATCAGGTGGCTATGGTGGCAACACCAGCACCGACCTTTAGCGGAAAAATGGCATCGGATACCGATGTTTATTATCGACTTGAAGTCACTACCCAAACCGGATCAGGTGGCTATGATTTAATGGGATTGAGCCGTCAGCAGGTGATTGATGATGTATTGGAACAATATGAAGCGTATATTACCTATATAAGCGCAGCACGAGAGGAAGACGAATGAAGCCGTTTCATCTTCTCAAGGTTTTAAACTTTGACAAGGTTTTAAAAATGTCCGCTTTATTTTTAGAAATCATCTTTTCATTAAAATTTTAAAATTTTATTACACCAAAGAAATATTTAGTTTTCAAAATTAATCCATCAGCAAAACCAGACATTTACGCCATCGGTGATTCTACCAAAACAATAGAAGAGTTTCTGGATTATTGAATTCCCTTGCTCCCGAACGATTCTATTTCGTGGTTTACAGAACACAAAATTTCTAAATTACACTTTCAATCTTTAATTTTTTATGATGACCACACGAAAGGATTCGTGCGGCAACTAGTGAACAAATTAATAATTCCAATATTAAAGTGGTGGAATTTGACCACTTTAAAATAACTTACTAAAAAACTAAACGGTTAAATTTCATAATCTTAATCTTTTAATCTAAAGACAAGACTTCCATTTAAAAACTTTAATTTTGATAGAGAAAAATAAACCGCTAAAATGACATTTGAATTCAACTCCTTCATCCATTTAATATTTATAGGATTTATTGCACTATTCCCGGTTATCAATCCTCTTGGAAGCGCCTTTATTGTAAGTCCCTATTTTTCTGGCTTAGATCGACAAGAACGATTGAATGCAATCAAACGAATTTCATTATATGCTTTTTTAATCTGTTTGGTTACTTTGATTATTGGACATTGGATCTTAGAATTATTTGGAATAACGGTTCCAATTATTCAGTTAGCGGGTGGAATAATGATTTGCAAAACCGGCTGGGAATTCCTTTCACCACCGAAACAAGAAAATACAGAGGAAATCCAAACTGGCAACAAAAATCTAAGTCATCAACTGGAAAACAAACTGTTTTTTCCAATTACTTTTCCAATTACTACCGGAGCTGGTACAATCGCGGTTCTCTTTACCTTAAGTGCGCATGGATCCAGTAAAACCATCTCCCAATACTTGATCAATACGAGTGCGATTATGATTGCGGTATTGGCATTGTGTATTTTAGTATTCATTTGTTATATCAATGCCAATCGACTGATTAAGTATTTAGGCTCGCAAAGGGAGAAAATAATTAACAGCATTATGGCTTTTTTAATTTTTTGTGTTGGTTTACAAATCGCAGTTGAAGGCATTACCCAACTCGCTTTACAGATCATGAAAGTTTTACATCAAGCGAGTTAATTTGTAAATTTAATTTCTGAACTTTCGATTGTGTCATTAACCTTGTCAAGTTTTGACACCTTGACAAGGTTCTTAAAAAGAATGGTTCTCCAGTTAAATAGTTAATCTTTCCATTTAAAATTTCTAATTTTACTAAGCCAAAGAAATTTCAATTTTATAAAATGAAAGCAGCGGAAAAACCAACCATTTACACCATCGGTCATTCTACCAGAACGATCGGGGAATTTCTGGAAATGTTGAATTCATTTAATATTAAAATTTTAGCAGACATTCGAAGACTTCCGGGTTCGAGGAAATACCCGCAATTTAATCAGGACGATTTAAAGAAATCTTTAGAAGAAAACGGAATCGAATATGTTTATATTGAAGATTTGGGCGGAAGAAGACCAGCGAAAAAAGATTCAAAAAATACAAGTTGGAGAAATAAATCTTTTCAAGGTTACGCCGATTACATGGAAACCGAATCCTTTGAAAATGGTGCAGCAGAGTTGGCGAAGTTAGCCTTAGAACATCCGACGGCGATGATGTGTTCAGAAGCAGTTTGGTGGCGTTGTCATCGCTCCATGGTTTCGGATTATTTTAAAGCAAAAGGCTGGGAAGTTTTACATATTATGGCTTTAGGCAAAGTTCACGAACATCCTTATACTTCTCCGGCGAGAATTGTGGGAGATCAGGTTTTTTATTCTGATGAAAATTCTGGTTAACCTTTTCAAATTCCCTAATAAAACATTAAAAAAGCAATGATGAAAACACAATTTAAAATTGGCGATAAAGTCAAATGGAATTCGGAAGCAGGAAGAGTTTCGGGAACGATTATTAAAATCCATACCAAAGATTTTGATTACAAAGGTTACACGCATCATGCTACAGAAGACGATCCGCAGTACGAAATCAAAAGCAGCAAAACCGATCATATTGCAGCGCACAAAGGTTCGGCTTTAACGAAAGAGTAGAGTGAATTTTACCGCAAAAGAAACAAAAGTTTAATGAAGCAAATCAAAAGTTTGCAAAATGTAAATGGAATTAAGCAGTTACTTTTTGCCTTCTTTTGATTCATCTTTTTTTTACATTTGTCTTTTGCCTCTTTTGCGGTTAAAAAAAATTTTTAATAAACCCTAAAAAAATTTTTGATGTTCGATTATCGCGTGAAAGTTTTTTACACCGTTACACATGAAGATTCTGCATTAACAAAAGAGAAATAATTTTAGAATAAATCTAACCGCAAAAGAACAAAAGTTTATATGAAGCAAATTAAAAGTCTGCAAAATGCAAATAGAATTAAGCAGTTACTTTTTGCCTTCTTTTGATTTATCTTTTTTTACATTTATCTTTTGCCTCTTTTGCGGTTAAAAATTAAAAAAGTGCATTTTTGCACCAATACTTTAATTCTACAAAAATGTTCGATTACCGCCTGAAAGTTTTTTATACCGTTGCCAACCGTTTGAGTTTTACCAAAGCCGCAAACGAATTGAATATTTCCCAACCTGCGGTGACCAAACACATTAAAGAAATTGAGAATCAACTTAACACCAAACTGTTTGACCGAAAAGGAACCACTATTCAATTGACCGAAAGCGGAAAAATATTATTTGTCTATGCAGAAAAAAGCCGTCAATTGTATCGCGATTTAGAATTTGCGATTTCGCAACTCAATAAACAGGAAAAAGGAAAACTGAAAATCGGCGCGAGTACGACGATTGCACAATATATTTTACCGGAAATCCTGGCGAAATTTAATTCTTATTACAAAGACATCAATATCGAATTAGTCACTCATAATTCTGAAGACATTGCTACTTTACTTAAAAATGGAAAAATTGATTTAGGAATTGTGGAAGGTGAATCAAAGTCTTCTTACTTTGATTATTTAAAATTTAAGCGCGATGAGATTGTTTTGGTTTGTAAAGCGGATCATCCTTTGGTTAATAAAAACTTTAAGATAAAAGATTTATACGATATCGATTTGATTGTAAGAGAGCAAGGTTCTGGAACGCAAGAATTCATTCAAAATCAATTGAAAAAATCTGGAATAGATGTTCAAAAATTGAAGATTATGATGCAGTTAGGAAGCAGTGAAAGTATCAAAAACTATTTACTGTATTCTGAAGCGATGGCTTTTCTATCTGTCAGCACGATTTTACCAGAATTGAAAAATAATCAGTTGAGTATCGTTGATATTAAAAATTTTAGCATTGAAAGAGATTTTAATTTTATCACTTTAAAAGGAGAACAGTCAGACTTAATCGATCTTTTTATGAAGTTCATCAGTTATAACTAATGGTTATAGCCAACAACAATGTATGATGAAAATTTGAATGATAAATGACCGAAATTTGTCCTGTCAAAATCAACTGAATCATGCAAACTACTTTAAACAAAGATCTTCTACGAAAAATATTATTTTTTCTTTTGGTCGTATTCTGTGTTTCTCCTTTCGCCAGTTCTCCCGTTGCTTTAGCTCTGGGAATCGGTTTCACGATTATCATTGGAAATCCGTATGAGCAGAAAGTTCACAAATACATCCACCTTTTATTACAAATTTCGATTGTCGGATTGGGATTTGGATTACAATTAGACGAGGCCATGAAAGCCGGAAGAGAAGGAATTACGTTAACCATTATGAGTATCACCACAGTGATGGTTCTTGGTTATTTCTTAGGGAAATTTCTTAAAATTGAAAGACCTTTATCTTATTTAATTTCCGTCGGAACCGCGATTTGTGGTGGAAGCGCTATAGCTGCTGTAACGCCGATTATTAAACCTACCACGAAGCAAATATCCTTGGCATTGGCGATTGTGTTCACTTTAAATTCTATCGCATTGTTTATTTATCCAGCCATCGGGCATTTATTAAATATGACTCAGGAGCAGTTCGGCTTGTGGTGTGCGATTGGAATTCACGATACCAGTTCTGTTGTTGGTGCTGCCAATAAATACGGTGATATTGCCTTGAAAGTGGCGACAACCGTTAAATTATCTCGGGCTTTATGGATTATTCCAATGTCGCTTTTAACAATGGTTTTATTTAAAACCAAAGGAGCGAAAGTAAAAATCCCGTGGTTTATCGGCTATTTTATCATCGCCATTTTACTACATACGTATTTTCCTATTTTCGAAGGATTCAGTCATATCGCTACTACTGCCGCAAAATCAGGATTGAACTTAACTTTATTTTTTATCGGATCAACGATTTCTATTCAGACCTTAAAAACGATCAGCTGGAAACCTTTATTTCTCGCAATAGTTCTTTGGGTAATCATCAGTGTCGGAAGTTTATTGATGATTTTAAAGTAAATTATTTACTTTATCGCTTCGCTTTAAGATCAATGACGCTTTCGCTAAAAACTATTTTAGCGAAAGTTTTTATAAATTTGCACCACAGAATTTTTCCTAATTTAATTTCTACCACACAGAAAATATAAAAATCACAGAAAGTTCAGTTCATTTTCACTCATCTTAAAAGGAATCCCTTGGAAAGAAAAAAAATAGTTACCCAGCATTATTTTCGTTTGATTATCTCATCGATGATTGTTGGTTTAGCAAGCGCATTATTAGCATTTACTTTAAAGCATCTTACCGAATATTTCGAACATCATCTATTCAACGCTGTCAATTCGGGATACACTTCACTCTTTATCATTTTACCATCAGTCGGAATTACAACGATTTACTTTTTAAGAAAATATCTTTTTCAAAATAGAAAGAATAAAGGAATTACGGAAATATATAAAACTCTCGATCAGCGAAAAGATCATTTACCTTTATTTAAAATTCCGTCGCATTTTTTTAATGGATTTCTGACCGTCATTTTTGGAGGCTCAACCGGAGTTGAAGTTTCTACCGTTGTTGCCACAGCGACCATTGGAAATTATGCTTACGAAAAAGAATTTTCTGCGCGAATGTACAAACGCGAATTAATTTGTGCGGGAGTTGTTGGCGGAGTTGCGATTTTATTTACAAGTCCGCTTGCAGGATTTTTATTTGCAATGGAAGTAATCGCTCGTAAAACCAGAAAATCATTAATCATTGCCTGTACCGCTTCAGCTTTGGTTAGTTGGGCTTTTATTGAATTCTTCGATCCTGAAACAATTTTAACTCATCCGGTAACAGAATGGACTTATGCCGCAATTCCATTCTTTATCATATTAAGTATTTTGGGTGGTGGACTTTCGGTTTATTTTACGCTTTTGGTCACCCGAATGAAAAAACTATTTGGAAATATTTCTAATAATTTTATCAGAGTTAATTTGGGCGCCATCGCTGTTGGAATATTAATTTTCTTTTTCCCAAGTTTGTACGGAGACAGCTACCACGGTTTACATGAAATTTTAAATAAACCCCTGGAGTTATCATCTGCAACCCCAATATTATTTCTTTTGGCAGTAGCGGTTCTAAAACCTTTGGCTTCTGCTTTAACTTTAGGCGCAGGTGGTGACGGTGGAGTTTTTGCGCCAAGTATTGTGGCTGGAGCTTTTTTAGGTTTAATGGTAGCATTTGTTGGAAATACTTATTTTGGAATGAATTTAACTCCAATTAATTTTGCCTTGCTTGGTGCGGCGGTTACTTTATCTGCTTCTTTGTATGCGCCTTTTACATCAGTCGTTTTGATCTGTAATCTACTTCCTGATGGATATAATTTGTTTGTACCCATTTTAATCTGTTGTTTCATTTCACATCAGTTTGCAAAGAAATTACTTCCTTATAATGTTTATACTTACGACTTTTATCTGAATTCAAAAGCTTCATCTTAAAATATCTTTTTTTTAACCGCAAAAGAGACAAAAGACAAAAGCAATAAAGAAGATTTTCAAAAGAATGCAAAAAGCAAAACCAACATTATGAAACTTTTACAAACTTTTGAGTGGCTAATTAAAATAAAACTTTTGTGACTTTTGTGGTTAAAAACCAAACAGTTTTTGGTCCTAAAATAGAAATCCACCTCATAAAATAATGAAGTGGATTTCAGTAAAAAAACAGAAAATTTAGTTTAAAAAGTTTTCTCTAAAGCGATGGCTTTCGGGAAGAGAATATTGTTTTCTAAATGAATGTGGGTATGTAGATCTTTCTCAAAATCTTCAAGCATTTTATAAGTCACTTGATACGTTCCACACGCATCTTCAGGGAATTGATAGTTATTGGTTAAGTCGTCAATCTTCGCAAACAGGTCGCCCACCACAGTATGCTCATGTTTCATCATGGCAACCGGACTTTCTACCGTTCCGAAATTTGGAGTTACTAATGCTTCTCCTTTTTGTTTGGCGTTCACCATTCTTTTGATAAAAGGGAAAAGAATTAACTCTTCTTTTTTCATGTGAGCTGCTAATTCTCCAGAAATCTCAGTGAAAATCTTGGTGATTTCAAATAATTCCGGATGTCTGTCGCCATGAACTTTACAAAGCTTATTTAAATATTGAAGCAATACCGTTGAATTTTCTTCAACATAACGGTGATGCGTTTTCTCCACGTAATCTGCTAATAAATCCAAAGGCCAAGAATTGAAATCGATATCGCCGGATTTCAAGTTGGCAACATTTGATAATTCATTGTAAATATCTTCTGCTTGGTATTTTTTGTTTTCGCATGCTTCTTCTACCGTTCTGTCGCCTTTGCAACAAAAATCGATCTTATACTTGCGGAATACTTGGGCCGCTCTGAAATCTTCTGCTACAAATTCACCGATGGTTTTTTCTTTCGTTAACATGATGTCTTATTTAATATTATGGTACAAATGTACACAATATTTTAATTCGGACAAAATTATCTTAATTAAAATGAAAGAATTTTAAAATCTTTTTTTAATGAAATTTAAAGGAAGTTTAAAAGGATAATTATTTCAGCCAAGCCAAACCAGTTTCGGTTTTTATAGCCAAATCATAAAAGGAATATTTCTGCACCATGGCCACCAAACCATTTCGTACTTCTTTGAAATCGTCATGAACGGGACAAGGATTTTCGGAAGAACACTTTTGTAAACCCAATCCACAGTTGGTGAAAATTCCGTCACCATCGATTAATTGAACGACATCGAAAATTTTAATCTGTTTCTGCTTGTCAACCTGAAAAATGAAACCACCCTGTTTTCCACGGATCGATTCCAAAATATTTTCACGGCAAAGTTGTTGCAGAATTTTAGCGGTAAAAGCTTCCGGAGCATTCACTGATTTTGCAACTTCTTTTACATTCGCACTTCGGTTCTGATGACTTTGTTGCGCAATATAAATGCTTGCTTTTATCGCATATTCACAGGCTTTAGAAAACATCTTTACTTTAATTATTTAAAAAATTGCCATTTGGGAAGAATGGCGAACATACCAACCGTAATATACAGAAACAAATTGGTAACATCCGTATATAAAAAAGTGGACAAGAAATAGGTATGAGACATAAAATGAATTACAACCGCCGCCGGAAATAGATATACTCCTATCTTTTTATATAGGTAAATAATAAATACTGATAAGATCATCAATAGATCTACCAGGAAGATAAAATAAAAGTAACCGTTTGGAATATTGATTTCCTGATGTTGAGAAAACTCATCAAAGTCAATTCCTACGCCCATTAGCGAAAATAGGATTAAGGCAGCCAGTGATAAGACGAACCCTAAATCTTTTTTGGGACTTTCGTTTGCAAAATTGTCATTCATAATGGTAAAAATAAAAAAACTTTTGATAAGAAATCAAAAGTTTTTTTATTTGTTGATATAAATCACTGTTTAGATCGTAACAGCTTGGATCAATCTATTTTTGTCTGAAATATGCTCTTCCATAGAGATCATACTTTCAGTTCTCATTACGTCTTGAATATCATCAATTTGATAAATGATTCTTTTTGCGTCTTCTGTATTCTTTGCTTTTACTTTGCAGAAAATATTGTATTTCCCTGAAATAACGCTTGCTTCGATTACGTTAGGAATTGTTCCCAGCTCCTTTAAAACTTCCTGAGTTCTGTTGGACTTAGTCAAAAGAATTCCGATAAAAGCAGTAAAGTGATAATCTAATTTTGAGTAATCGATGTTAAGA is a window from the Kaistella flava (ex Peng et al. 2021) genome containing:
- a CDS encoding type II toxin-antitoxin system RelE/ParE family toxin: MELEIFWTQLAEDKLQDIFDYYKGKAGIKTSRKIITQIVDRTIDLNKNPRIGPEEELLKDRLQEFRHLISTNYKIIYYINFETKRIVIANVFDVRQNPEKIQKTKY
- the betT gene encoding choline BCCT transporter BetT — its product is MNQNSNEDNPNDHTHSEKTPFERSRFGGSVKSPKVKSEVPVSKSDLGKGAQKLWQNKTTQINWSVLIISSAVIASFSFWVIAMPDQARATMKLTVNWIATNLGWYYVLTMALVIFFVVWVALSKAGNLRLGPDDSRPQYGLATWAAMLFAAGVGIDLLFFSVTGPVVQYLTPPSGDAESAAALQDAVVWTMFHYGIAGWAVYALLGMAMGYFAYRWNLPLSIRAALYPLFGKRVKGALGDSISTIALIGTVFGVATTMGIGVVLLNVGFAKLFGFNEGLTLQIALVIGAVILTIAATTSGVDRGIRWISELNLWSAVAMMAFILIAGHTAFLLNGLVENIGQFLVTLPSRMFKTFAYVPDSSDWMGSWTLFFWAFWLAWGPFVGVFLARISRGRTLREFVVAAITVPVLCDFIIVSFFGNSALYEVLQGNSAFAELAIESPEHGWYALLGMFPAPLFLIALATFSGLLFYITSANSGAMVMSNFSASIPDPSEDGPKWLRIFWAVLTAVLTISMLLAGGVITMEYATLIFALPVTVIAYLVMFSFYKALRIERAEQEGKVIRDPTITPSGGHIPERSWKQRLGQMLTFASKKEGVQYLERVIRPALDDVAAEFRGQGYDAERQNADHDERISTIDPTRPSGPLLRVSTDSVHDFYYQVAMVATPAPTFSGKMASDTDVYYRLEVTTQTGSGGYDLMGLSRQQVIDDVLEQYEAYITYISAAREEDE
- a CDS encoding MarC family protein, which translates into the protein MTFEFNSFIHLIFIGFIALFPVINPLGSAFIVSPYFSGLDRQERLNAIKRISLYAFLICLVTLIIGHWILELFGITVPIIQLAGGIMICKTGWEFLSPPKQENTEEIQTGNKNLSHQLENKLFFPITFPITTGAGTIAVLFTLSAHGSSKTISQYLINTSAIMIAVLALCILVFICYINANRLIKYLGSQREKIINSIMAFLIFCVGLQIAVEGITQLALQIMKVLHQAS
- a CDS encoding DUF488 family protein, yielding MKAAEKPTIYTIGHSTRTIGEFLEMLNSFNIKILADIRRLPGSRKYPQFNQDDLKKSLEENGIEYVYIEDLGGRRPAKKDSKNTSWRNKSFQGYADYMETESFENGAAELAKLALEHPTAMMCSEAVWWRCHRSMVSDYFKAKGWEVLHIMALGKVHEHPYTSPARIVGDQVFYSDENSG
- a CDS encoding DUF2945 domain-containing protein — translated: MMKTQFKIGDKVKWNSEAGRVSGTIIKIHTKDFDYKGYTHHATEDDPQYEIKSSKTDHIAAHKGSALTKE
- a CDS encoding LysR family transcriptional regulator, yielding MFDYRLKVFYTVANRLSFTKAANELNISQPAVTKHIKEIENQLNTKLFDRKGTTIQLTESGKILFVYAEKSRQLYRDLEFAISQLNKQEKGKLKIGASTTIAQYILPEILAKFNSYYKDINIELVTHNSEDIATLLKNGKIDLGIVEGESKSSYFDYLKFKRDEIVLVCKADHPLVNKNFKIKDLYDIDLIVREQGSGTQEFIQNQLKKSGIDVQKLKIMMQLGSSESIKNYLLYSEAMAFLSVSTILPELKNNQLSIVDIKNFSIERDFNFITLKGEQSDLIDLFMKFISYN
- a CDS encoding YeiH family protein, with amino-acid sequence MQTTLNKDLLRKILFFLLVVFCVSPFASSPVALALGIGFTIIIGNPYEQKVHKYIHLLLQISIVGLGFGLQLDEAMKAGREGITLTIMSITTVMVLGYFLGKFLKIERPLSYLISVGTAICGGSAIAAVTPIIKPTTKQISLALAIVFTLNSIALFIYPAIGHLLNMTQEQFGLWCAIGIHDTSSVVGAANKYGDIALKVATTVKLSRALWIIPMSLLTMVLFKTKGAKVKIPWFIGYFIIAILLHTYFPIFEGFSHIATTAAKSGLNLTLFFIGSTISIQTLKTISWKPLFLAIVLWVIISVGSLLMILK
- a CDS encoding chloride channel protein; this encodes MERKKIVTQHYFRLIISSMIVGLASALLAFTLKHLTEYFEHHLFNAVNSGYTSLFIILPSVGITTIYFLRKYLFQNRKNKGITEIYKTLDQRKDHLPLFKIPSHFFNGFLTVIFGGSTGVEVSTVVATATIGNYAYEKEFSARMYKRELICAGVVGGVAILFTSPLAGFLFAMEVIARKTRKSLIIACTASALVSWAFIEFFDPETILTHPVTEWTYAAIPFFIILSILGGGLSVYFTLLVTRMKKLFGNISNNFIRVNLGAIAVGILIFFFPSLYGDSYHGLHEILNKPLELSSATPILFLLAVAVLKPLASALTLGAGGDGGVFAPSIVAGAFLGLMVAFVGNTYFGMNLTPINFALLGAAVTLSASLYAPFTSVVLICNLLPDGYNLFVPILICCFISHQFAKKLLPYNVYTYDFYLNSKASS
- the ric gene encoding iron-sulfur cluster repair di-iron protein, producing the protein MLTKEKTIGEFVAEDFRAAQVFRKYKIDFCCKGDRTVEEACENKKYQAEDIYNELSNVANLKSGDIDFNSWPLDLLADYVEKTHHRYVEENSTVLLQYLNKLCKVHGDRHPELFEITKIFTEISGELAAHMKKEELILFPFIKRMVNAKQKGEALVTPNFGTVESPVAMMKHEHTVVGDLFAKIDDLTNNYQFPEDACGTYQVTYKMLEDFEKDLHTHIHLENNILFPKAIALEKTF
- a CDS encoding RrF2 family transcriptional regulator, which produces MFSKACEYAIKASIYIAQQSHQNRSANVKEVAKSVNAPEAFTAKILQQLCRENILESIRGKQGGFIFQVDKQKQIKIFDVVQLIDGDGIFTNCGLGLQKCSSENPCPVHDDFKEVRNGLVAMVQKYSFYDLAIKTETGLAWLK
- a CDS encoding Lrp/AsnC family transcriptional regulator, which translates into the protein MNYQLDEIDKKILDFLVENTRMPFTEIAKQMDVSAGTIHVRVKKMEDAGIILGSSLNIDYSKLDYHFTAFIGILLTKSNRTQEVLKELGTIPNVIEASVISGKYNIFCKVKAKNTEDAKRIIYQIDDIQDVMRTESMISMEEHISDKNRLIQAVTI